Genomic DNA from Luteolibacter arcticus:
CAAGGAGACCGAGAACGAGGGACCTGAGCATGAAAAAGGGTTGCCCGCCGTGATCGGCCTGACAACCCCGTCTTCAGTCACCGGCGGTTAGACCGGCAGAAATCGCTCAAGCGGCGATTTCGTAATGCTCCGCGATCTGGCGGAAAATGCGGTCGCGGCGCTCACGGGCCTGATCGACATCGCGGGTTTTGAGAGAGAAGCGGAGGCGCTCGGCGGTCGCGTCCGGTTTGTGAACGGTCAGGTGACACCACCAGACGCCGCGATTGTTCCAAAGGTGATGATTTGGGTTTTCCTGGTTCACTCGCAGGGCGAGCTTGGGCTTCCTTTTCATGCGTTTCGGTGTCTTGGGCTGGGGTTCAAGAAAGGCCACTTCCTTAGCAGAAGCTGCATTTCCCGACACGAATGACGCCGATTCAAGGGGTTTACCTGAGGTAGGCAAGGAGATTTACTAAGGTAACACCTTAGCGCACTTTTTGACAAATCAAGTGACCGAAAAACCTTCGGAAATCCAGTAATTCGGGCTTAGGCCTGAGCCAAAGCGGCTTCAAAATGAGCCAGCAGGACGGCGGTCTCCTCCGCGCCGCAGGAAACCCGGATCAGATGGGCCGGCACGCCGCAGGCCTCTGCCCACTCCAGCTCGGTGTAATGGGCCAGCATCGTATAAGGGCACGCCAAGGTGAAAGGCGTGCCGAAGCTTGGCCCCTTGGAAACTTTCAGGGCGTCGAAAACCTTCGGGGCCTTCTTTGGATTCTTCAGGACGAAGGACAGCAGCGGCCCGTATCCGCCGTGCGGTGCGCGAATCTTGTCGTAATCCTCCCGCGTCGTCAGCGAGGGATGCCACACTTCCGCGACCGCCGGGTGCTTAGCCAGCATCCCGGCAATCGCCAGGCCGTTGGCATTGTGCGCGGCCATGCGGGACGGGAAGCCCTTCAGATTGGAGAGCAGCACCTCGGCGTCGCCGATATAGAGCGGGCTGCTGCGCGCGCTTTCCTCGGCCAGGGCGGCGAGCAAGATGCCCGCGTGATCGGAGTCCGGGCGGATCGCGGCCATCCCGGCCATCACGTCGCCGGTGCCGGACAGCCACTTCGTCAGGCTGGTGGTGACCACGTCGGCATGGCGCAGCGCCGCCACATTCGACGGCCCGACGGAGGAGTCATCAATGATGAAAGGCACACCGCCCTCGGCACAAGCCGCCGCCACCCGCGGCACATCGATGGTGCGAAGCAGCGGATTGCTAGGGCACTCGGTGAAGACGCCGGCAAACTCGCCTTGGCGGATCCGGCGGAGCGCTTCGTCAAAGGATTCGCCGACCGCCTGGTTCAGGAAGACGACGCCGTTTCCGAACTGCTCCTGCACTTTCAGCGCATCGACGTAGGGAAACTCGATCTGGAGGGTCTTCTTGCCCTCCTTGACGCCGGGCAGCGAACGCAGGACGGCGGTAATCGCCGCCATCCCGCTGTTGAAAATGTAGACGTGGTCCGGGGCGACCGCGAGCAGCTTGCCCAGCCGGCGCTGGAGCAGATGGGCCTTGTCCCCTTGGCGGACCTTGCCTTCCAGGAAATCCTCCGCTTGGCGGCTGCTGACCAGCTCGCCGGTGAAGCGCTGGTAATCGACCGCCGCTTGCCGCGCCTTTGCGGGAACCGCCAGCACGTGCATCCCGTGGAAGCTTTCCGAGCGGACCGCCATTTCGGTGCGGCGCTCGATCCACCGTTGGGCCCGCTGGGCAGCGACCTTGTTGGGGAATACGAACGCCTCCTCGCCTTCCTCGGCGATTTCCTCCGCCGCCATCGCGGCAAGTCGCTTCACCAGGGGGTGCCGGAAAAAGCGCGGATAGCCCATGCGCATCCGGCGGACCACCTTGTCCCGGCCCTCCTCGTAGCCGATCACGGATTTCCATGTCGGCAGGCATACGGACACGGCATGGGGTGAATCCGGGAGAGGCATTCCCAGATCCACTTCCTGCCAGGCAGGCTGAGCCGACAAATCACGCATGCGCGCCCCCTGCTTGCCGGGAGGTGGGGCGGTTGGGCAAGCCGGATTCCCGGAATTCTAGCCATGCCCCGGACAATCTTAAAATTTCGCGCTACCCGTCGCGACCATTCGGGGTTACCGGGAGGCATGAGAAAAGGCGGGCAATCGGCGATTTTGGCCGCGGTGATCGTGGTCGGGGGGGCTGCCGGCTGGTGGTTCACCCGATCCGCCATCCCTGAGGAGGCCCCCAATCAGGTGGTGGCAGCCAAGGCCCCGAAGCCGAAACTTTACGACCCGCCCCCGAAGGAGGCTAAAACCGCCAAGCGCTCCGAGGGCTGGCAGCGCGACCAGGACGCCGCCCAGGCCGGGGCATTGCAAAATCAGCGGTCGCTGGTCTTTTCCAGCCGTGAGGCCATGGCGCGGTTCCTCGCCGCGGCCCAAGGCAAGGGCATCGCGATTCTCGGCTCGATCGACAAATTGAACGCCCTCCACGTCGGCTTCCTTTCCTTGGCCGACCTGACGGCATTGCTCGATGGCAGCGAGGAGTCCGGCTACATCTTCCCCGTCACCCTGCCGACCCCGAAGACGGAAGGAGTGCAGGAAGGAGCCCTCGGCTTCGGCAACCAGTTGCTCGCGTGGCTGGGCATCAATGGCGACAATTCCGCCTATGGCACCGGGGTCAAGGTCGGCATCCTCGACACCGGGTCCACCTTGGCGGGCGCGAAGAACTTTTTCCTCGTCGAGCCCCCCGCCGACGCCTCCGCGTGGAACGGCCACGGCACGGCGGTGGCGGATTTGATCCGGCAGATCGCCCCCTCCTCGGAGTTGCTCTCGTGGCGGGTGGCCAATGACGACGGCACCTCCAACAGCTTCCTGCTCGCCCAGGGCATCCTCGCCGCGGTCGACTCCGGGGTGCACATCATCAACATTTCGATGGGTTCCTACGGCAACTCCGCCCTGCTCCGCCAAGCCGTAGAACTCGCCCAGAAAGAGGGCGTGATGATCTACGCGTCCGCTGGAAACGAAGGCTACGACCAGGTCGCCTACCCTGCCGCCTACCCGGGCGTGGTGGGAGTCGGCGCCGTCGATGCCGCCGGCAATCACCTGAATTTCTCTAACACCGGCACCCTCGCCATGAGTGCGCCAGGCCTGGACCTCGTGACCGCGTGGACCGGCGGTCAAAGCATCTACTTCACCGGCACCTCGGCGAGCGCCCCGGTCGGCGTCGGCGTGCTGGCGGCCACCATGTCCTCCGGCGGCACCCGCATCACGGCCTCGAAGGCCTACAGCATGGTCACCGACAACCTCAACGAATCCGGAGCCCCCGGCGATGACGACTACTACGGAGCCGGCACCGTCGACCTCGGCCGGGTTTTCCGCTCCGGCGAAGGCGGCATCACCGACGCAGCGATCGCTTCGAACTACATCAGCATCGGCGCGAACGGCCAGCCAGTGTTGCAAGTGGTGGTGGAGAACCGCGGCACCGCCACCTTGATCAATGCCCCCGTCCAAGTGACAGTGAACGGTTCCACCACGACCTACAACATCACCACCCTCCCGGCCGGCAAAATTGCGAGCTTCACCCTGCCGCTGAGCATCGCGAATGGCGGCGCGACGATTGTTTCGGGCGTTTCGAGTAGCACCAGCGACCTGAAACCCTCTAACAACAAGCGGTCCGATGTTTACGTTCCGCCGACGACGAATTGAGGTCGCCCTCCTCGCCCTGATTGCTTGCTGCCGTTGCCATGCAGCGGAAATGCGGGAAGCCCCCAAGGCGGACGCCGCCCCGGTCAACCAGCTCTCGATCTCCGGCAATGCCTGCGGACCGTCCGCGCTGCTGTCATCCTTCCGCTGCGGAAATGACGCTTGGCAGCGCGCCGCTTCCTCGCTGCCGGGCACCACGGACCGCGAGCAGCTCGGCCAATGGATTCGGCGCCACGGTCTGCTGCCGTCGGAGACCTTGAGAGGCCGCAAGCGCTGGACCAGCGCCGGCATCAATGTCGAGGACCTCGTTGCCGCGACCAATGAGATGACCAAGCCGCTCTACCTGCCGGCGGTTTCCCAAGACGACCTTTTCCTGCGCCGGGGCGAAAAGCGGGAAGCCCTGCTCCGCCGCACTCACCAACGCCTTGAGGAATCCCTGTCGAAAGGCATCCCCCCCCTCCTCAGCCTGCGCCGCTTCGTGCTGCGCGATGGTAAGTGGATCGCGCTACAGGGCCACTTCGTCACCGTCACCGCCGTCACCCGGAAATTGGGTCGCGGGGAAAGTAGCTTCAGCTTCGTCTATCTGGACCCGTGGGGTGGCAAGCGCGGCCAAGGCACACTCCGGGTTCCGACGACCTCGCTGGTGGCATCGCCGGGCCTCACATCCCCCTGCCTCGAGGCCATCGTGCCCGCCGCCAACATTGGGAAAAAGGAAGTTCGGCGCGCGGAAACCACCGCCGTCGTCCCGGCTGCGGTGGTTGGCCGCTGGTAGGTAGTTTACAAGGAAACCTGTTCCTTACGTGGCGGACTTGAACTTTTTTGTCATGGTTGTCGTCTCCCACGACATTTTGGCTTGTGCGGAAACCCAAGTTCCCGCTCCCCCATTGGGGTAGGTTTCAGGTTTTGTATTTACAAATCCCGAGCCAAGCGTAATTCTTTTCCTACAAACGTCATGAAACCCACTTCTTTTGACGGAAAAAAGCATTTCCGTGCTCGTCGCTATTTAGGGCGCCGTTTCCAGCAGCCTCGAGGCTTCGCTTTGGTGATCTCGCTGTCGCTGATGGTGCTGCTTACGGTCTTGGCCGTGGGGCTCCTTTCGCTGTCCACGATTTCGCTGCGCGCCTCGGCTCACTCGGACGCCATGTGGGCTGCCAAAGGCAATGCACGGCTCGCGCTGATGCTGGCGATCGGCCAATTGCAGAAGACCGCCGGCCCCGATCAACGGATCTCCGCACCGGCGAATCTGGTCAATACGAGCCATCCCCAAGGAGTCGCCGGCGTTTGGAAATCCTGGCGTCCGCCGACCGACGGCACAGCCGACTATGAGGCGGAGAAGACGAACCGCTTCGCCGGCTACGTGATGTCGGCCCCTACTTTTCCAGCGACTGTCGATCCAGCCACGATGCCCGGCACCGGCTCGCCCTCGGAACTCCTGGTTGGCGAAGGCAGCCTTGGAATGAACTCCACGGATCGCCAGGTGCGGGCTCCGATTGTCAGCGTTGGCAAAAAAGGCACCCCCGACTCCGGCTCGGTGGCCTGGGTCGCGCTCGATGAGGGCGTCAAAGGCCGCATCGACCTGCTTCCCGACAAGGACACTTCCACCAACACCCTCGGCAAGAACATCACCCGCCTCGGCTCCTCGCCACGCAACAAGGCCGGCAAGTTCGCCGGCTTGGAAACCTTGGCCGCCGACGACAAGATGCTCACCGAGACCCTGCCGAAGCTGGTCAGCACGGATGAAGTGAACCTGATGTCGGCCGACAAGACGACTTTCGGCAAATACTTCCACGATTTTAGCGTCACCTCGAATTCGGTGCAGGCCGACGTCGCGAACGGCGGCTTGAAGACGGACCTGAGCGTACTTTTCGACAGCCC
This window encodes:
- a CDS encoding PLP-dependent transferase; this translates as MSVCLPTWKSVIGYEEGRDKVVRRMRMGYPRFFRHPLVKRLAAMAAEEIAEEGEEAFVFPNKVAAQRAQRWIERRTEMAVRSESFHGMHVLAVPAKARQAAVDYQRFTGELVSSRQAEDFLEGKVRQGDKAHLLQRRLGKLLAVAPDHVYIFNSGMAAITAVLRSLPGVKEGKKTLQIEFPYVDALKVQEQFGNGVVFLNQAVGESFDEALRRIRQGEFAGVFTECPSNPLLRTIDVPRVAAACAEGGVPFIIDDSSVGPSNVAALRHADVVTTSLTKWLSGTGDVMAGMAAIRPDSDHAGILLAALAEESARSSPLYIGDAEVLLSNLKGFPSRMAAHNANGLAIAGMLAKHPAVAEVWHPSLTTREDYDKIRAPHGGYGPLLSFVLKNPKKAPKVFDALKVSKGPSFGTPFTLACPYTMLAHYTELEWAEACGVPAHLIRVSCGAEETAVLLAHFEAALAQA
- a CDS encoding S8 family peptidase, with protein sequence MRKGGQSAILAAVIVVGGAAGWWFTRSAIPEEAPNQVVAAKAPKPKLYDPPPKEAKTAKRSEGWQRDQDAAQAGALQNQRSLVFSSREAMARFLAAAQGKGIAILGSIDKLNALHVGFLSLADLTALLDGSEESGYIFPVTLPTPKTEGVQEGALGFGNQLLAWLGINGDNSAYGTGVKVGILDTGSTLAGAKNFFLVEPPADASAWNGHGTAVADLIRQIAPSSELLSWRVANDDGTSNSFLLAQGILAAVDSGVHIINISMGSYGNSALLRQAVELAQKEGVMIYASAGNEGYDQVAYPAAYPGVVGVGAVDAAGNHLNFSNTGTLAMSAPGLDLVTAWTGGQSIYFTGTSASAPVGVGVLAATMSSGGTRITASKAYSMVTDNLNESGAPGDDDYYGAGTVDLGRVFRSGEGGITDAAIASNYISIGANGQPVLQVVVENRGTATLINAPVQVTVNGSTTTYNITTLPAGKIASFTLPLSIANGGATIVSGVSSSTSDLKPSNNKRSDVYVPPTTN